The Chryseobacterium indicum genome contains a region encoding:
- the miaB gene encoding tRNA (N6-isopentenyl adenosine(37)-C2)-methylthiotransferase MiaB gives MQEKYIDETKQGEAFAIAEKAENSKKLFLESYGCQMNFSDSEIVASILNEQGYNTTLKVEEADLILLNTCSIREKAEQTVRMRLSQFKNLKKEKPNMTVGVLGCMAERLKTKFLEEEQLVDLVVGPDAYRDLPNLLKETEDGRDAINVILSKEETYADINPVRLGGNGVTAFVTITRGCDNMCTFCVVPFTRGRERSRDPHSILDECKSLWESGYKEITLLGQNVDSYLWYGGGPKKDFAKASEMQKATAVNFAQLLDLVAKAVPKMRIRFSTSNPQDMSLDVFRMMAKHDNICKYVHLPVQSGSNNMLEAMNRQHTREEYLDLIKKAKEIVPEVAFSQDMIVGFCSETEEDHQDTLSLMREVEYDYGYMFAYSERPGTPAHKKMEDNIPADVKQRRLAEVIALQGELSRKRMKSYVGRVHQILIEGTSKKNENQWKGRNSQNAVCVFDKLEGQKIGDIVDVFVFDNTQGTLLGETVK, from the coding sequence GTGCAGGAAAAATATATAGACGAAACAAAACAGGGAGAAGCTTTTGCCATTGCGGAAAAAGCAGAAAACTCAAAGAAATTATTCTTGGAGAGCTACGGTTGTCAGATGAATTTCTCTGACTCTGAGATTGTTGCATCCATACTTAATGAACAGGGATATAATACAACGTTGAAGGTTGAAGAAGCAGATTTAATCCTTTTAAATACCTGTTCCATCCGTGAAAAAGCAGAACAAACGGTAAGAATGCGTCTTTCACAGTTCAAAAACCTGAAAAAAGAAAAACCGAACATGACGGTCGGTGTTTTGGGCTGTATGGCTGAAAGACTGAAAACCAAATTCTTAGAAGAAGAACAGTTGGTGGATCTTGTGGTTGGTCCCGATGCGTATAGAGATTTACCCAATCTTTTAAAAGAAACAGAAGACGGAAGAGATGCGATTAACGTAATTCTTTCCAAAGAAGAAACGTATGCGGATATCAATCCGGTTCGTTTAGGCGGAAATGGGGTTACAGCTTTTGTAACGATTACAAGAGGCTGCGATAATATGTGTACGTTTTGCGTCGTTCCTTTTACGAGAGGGCGAGAAAGAAGCCGTGATCCGCATTCTATTCTGGATGAGTGCAAAAGCCTTTGGGAAAGCGGGTATAAAGAAATTACCTTATTAGGACAAAACGTAGATTCTTACCTTTGGTATGGAGGCGGTCCTAAAAAAGATTTTGCCAAAGCATCTGAAATGCAGAAAGCTACAGCCGTGAATTTTGCCCAGTTGCTTGATCTGGTTGCGAAAGCCGTTCCTAAAATGAGAATCCGTTTCTCTACTTCCAATCCGCAGGATATGAGTCTGGATGTATTCAGGATGATGGCAAAACACGATAACATCTGTAAATATGTTCACCTTCCGGTTCAGAGCGGAAGTAACAATATGCTGGAAGCCATGAACAGACAGCACACCCGCGAAGAATATTTAGATTTAATTAAAAAAGCAAAAGAAATCGTTCCCGAAGTTGCTTTTTCTCAGGATATGATCGTCGGTTTCTGCAGCGAAACAGAAGAAGATCATCAGGATACATTAAGCTTAATGAGAGAAGTGGAATACGACTACGGTTATATGTTCGCTTACTCAGAAAGACCGGGAACTCCTGCTCACAAAAAGATGGAGGACAATATTCCGGCAGACGTTAAACAGAGACGTTTGGCGGAAGTCATTGCTTTACAGGGAGAACTGTCCAGAAAAAGAATGAAATCTTATGTAGGAAGAGTTCACCAGATTTTAATTGAAGGAACTTCAAAAAAGAACGAAAACCAGTGGAAAGGAAGAAATTCCCAGAATGCAGTTTGCGTTTTCGATAAACTGGAAGGTCAGAAAATTGGTGACATTGTGGACGTTTTTGTTTTTGACAATACACAGGGCACACTTTTAGGGGAAACGGTAAAGTAA
- a CDS encoding PDDEXK nuclease domain-containing protein has translation MKDLQNTQLLKNISSLLDNARKKVAVAVNQTIVLTYYEIGRMIVEDEQNGEDRAEYGKAVLKDLSLHLTERFGKGFSVSNLKQIRQFYIVYSKGQTPSVFLQDSDKHNEKGQTLSDESGIITNQKPARQDSIKFNLSWSHYLKLMRITDINERRFYEIESYKNNWSLRELQRQYDSALYARLSLSKNKEEILQLAEKGQIIEKPKDLIKDPYVLEFLGLSEKPHYSENELESELIDKLEHFLLELGTGFTFVARQDRITFDEKQFRIDLVFYNRILRCFVLIDLKIGELKHQDIGQMQMYVNYYDREKRLEGENKTIGIILCQDKSEALVRYTLPEDNEQIFASKYFTILPSKQDFINILNSDNGKIS, from the coding sequence ATGAAAGATTTACAGAATACACAACTTTTAAAAAATATTTCTTCATTACTCGATAATGCAAGAAAAAAAGTTGCTGTCGCTGTAAATCAAACCATCGTTCTTACCTATTATGAAATAGGAAGAATGATTGTGGAAGATGAACAAAATGGGGAAGACAGAGCGGAATATGGAAAAGCTGTTCTTAAAGATTTGTCATTACATTTGACAGAAAGATTTGGTAAGGGGTTTTCTGTTTCAAATCTTAAACAAATTAGGCAATTTTATATTGTCTATTCAAAAGGACAAACACCGTCTGTCTTTTTGCAAGATTCGGATAAGCATAATGAAAAAGGACAAACACTGTCTGACGAATCAGGAATAATAACAAATCAAAAACCAGCCCGGCAAGATTCTATAAAATTCAACCTTTCATGGTCTCATTATTTGAAGTTAATGAGAATCACTGATATTAATGAAAGGAGGTTCTACGAAATTGAAAGTTATAAAAACAACTGGAGCCTAAGAGAATTGCAGAGACAGTATGATTCTGCTTTATATGCAAGACTATCTTTAAGCAAAAATAAAGAAGAGATTCTTCAGCTTGCTGAAAAAGGACAAATTATAGAAAAGCCAAAAGACCTCATCAAAGATCCTTATGTTTTGGAATTTCTGGGACTGTCTGAAAAGCCTCATTATTCTGAAAACGAATTAGAGTCCGAATTAATTGATAAACTGGAACATTTTCTTCTGGAATTAGGAACCGGATTTACCTTTGTTGCAAGACAGGACAGAATAACCTTTGATGAAAAGCAATTCCGTATAGATTTGGTGTTTTATAACAGAATTTTGAGATGTTTTGTCTTAATAGATTTAAAAATTGGCGAACTGAAACATCAGGATATTGGGCAAATGCAGATGTACGTCAACTATTACGATAGAGAAAAACGCCTTGAAGGTGAAAATAAAACCATAGGCATTATTCTTTGTCAGGATAAAAGTGAAGCTTTGGTAAGATATACTTTACCGGAAGATAACGAACAGATTTTTGCAAGTAAATATTTTACCATATTGCCAAGTAAACAAGATTTTATTAACATTTTAAACTCAGACAATGGAAAAATTTCATAA
- a CDS encoding sigma-54 interaction domain-containing protein, whose protein sequence is MSNELQNIKNRFGIIGNFPALNRALEKAIQVAPTDISVLVIGESGVGKEFIPKIIHSESKRKHQPYIVVNCGAIPEGTIDSELFGHEKGAFTGATATRKGYFEVADGGTIFLDEVGELPLQTQVRLLRVLESGEFMKVGSSQVQKTNVRIVAATNVNMMKAIQDGRFREDLYYRLNTVQIDMPPLRERKGDIHLLFRKFAIDFAEKYRMPELELEPSAVHYIENYTFPGNIRQLRNLVEQMTVVERNRHVEVEKLAEYIPMESHLPMVVNTPNTPKQNDFGSEREIMYKILFDMRNDINDLKSLTSELIKNRGTSDLSSHEKNLINRIYTSETQQNVAPGSLLYFENNSNHNPVVQNPTIISEPDNSYEDIEDIEIEENRPESLSLQNNEKDLIIKALEKHKGRRNKAADELGISQRTLYRKIKQYNLEE, encoded by the coding sequence ATGAGCAACGAGCTTCAAAATATAAAAAACCGTTTCGGAATTATCGGAAACTTTCCGGCTTTAAACCGTGCTTTGGAAAAAGCCATACAGGTCGCACCAACCGACATTTCAGTCCTTGTGATCGGGGAAAGTGGAGTAGGGAAAGAATTTATTCCGAAAATTATCCATTCAGAATCCAAAAGAAAACATCAGCCTTATATTGTCGTTAACTGTGGAGCAATTCCCGAAGGAACGATTGATTCCGAACTGTTCGGACACGAAAAAGGAGCATTTACAGGAGCTACAGCAACCAGAAAAGGATATTTCGAAGTTGCCGATGGCGGAACGATCTTTTTAGATGAGGTGGGAGAGCTTCCTTTACAGACGCAGGTTCGTTTACTTCGTGTTTTGGAAAGCGGCGAGTTTATGAAAGTAGGTTCTTCGCAGGTTCAGAAAACCAATGTAAGAATTGTCGCTGCCACGAATGTGAACATGATGAAGGCAATTCAGGACGGAAGATTCCGGGAAGATCTTTATTACCGTCTCAATACAGTGCAGATTGATATGCCGCCTTTGCGTGAAAGAAAAGGGGATATTCATTTGCTTTTCAGAAAATTTGCTATCGATTTTGCTGAAAAATACAGAATGCCGGAACTGGAACTTGAGCCAAGCGCAGTACATTACATCGAAAATTATACGTTTCCCGGAAATATTCGTCAGCTGAGAAACCTGGTGGAGCAAATGACGGTAGTAGAAAGAAACAGGCACGTAGAAGTTGAAAAACTGGCGGAATATATTCCCATGGAATCACATCTTCCCATGGTTGTCAATACACCGAATACTCCAAAGCAGAACGATTTCGGAAGCGAAAGAGAAATCATGTACAAAATTCTATTTGACATGAGAAATGATATTAATGATTTAAAATCCTTAACTTCGGAATTGATAAAAAACAGAGGAACATCCGATCTTAGCAGTCACGAGAAAAACTTAATCAACAGGATTTATACTTCTGAAACACAGCAGAATGTTGCTCCGGGTTCTTTACTGTATTTTGAAAACAACAGTAATCATAATCCGGTAGTTCAGAATCCGACAATTATTTCAGAGCCGGACAACAGCTACGAAGATATTGAAGATATTGAAATTGAAGAAAACAGACCGGAATCTTTATCGCTTCAGAATAACGAAAAAGATTTGATTATCAAAGCATTGGAAAAACATAAAGGAAGAAGAAACAAGGCAGCGGATGAACTGGGAATTTCCCAAAGAACTTTGTACAGAAAAATAAAACAGTATAACTTAGAAGAATAA
- a CDS encoding LptE family protein, protein MNFKIKNIKIGQPKFWLLVLCLSVLNSCYSFTGSSLKDEKTIQINEFPNNAPLVNPTLSQQFSTDVQNRFLQRTTLKGTKENPDILVEGEITDYSITPTTIGSNTVTNQSTGGVVQQSQNKLTITVKVHYENKLHPELSFDRTYSDEAVFNSSLSQSEIESSQVKIATDRIINKIFNDIVANW, encoded by the coding sequence ATGAATTTTAAAATTAAAAATATTAAAATAGGACAGCCAAAATTTTGGCTTTTAGTACTGTGCCTGTCAGTGCTGAATTCGTGTTACAGTTTTACGGGATCATCTCTTAAAGATGAAAAAACAATTCAGATCAATGAATTTCCCAACAATGCCCCTTTGGTAAATCCCACATTGTCGCAACAGTTTTCAACAGATGTCCAGAACAGATTCCTTCAGAGAACCACTCTGAAAGGGACAAAAGAAAATCCGGACATTTTGGTGGAAGGTGAAATAACGGATTATTCTATTACACCGACAACGATTGGTTCCAACACGGTTACCAATCAGAGCACAGGAGGAGTTGTACAGCAATCTCAGAACAAACTTACCATCACGGTGAAAGTTCATTACGAGAATAAGCTTCATCCGGAGCTGAGTTTCGATAGAACATACAGTGATGAAGCGGTGTTCAACAGCAGCCTTTCCCAGTCTGAGATAGAATCTTCTCAGGTGAAAATTGCGACGGACAGAATTATAAACAAGATATTTAACGATATTGTAGCGAATTGGTAA